Proteins encoded by one window of Flavobacterium sp. N502540:
- a CDS encoding peptidase U32 family protein, translating to MKKKIEILAPARDLIGGMAAINSGADAVYIGAPQFGARSNANNSIEDVAALVQYAHLFNAQVFVVMNTILYDNELETCRSMIWELYDIGVDALIIQDMAIMEMDLPPIVLHASTQANNRDADKIKFLKDAGIKRVVLARELNLHQIKTIYDEADVELEFFVTGALCVSFSGNCYMSVANGERSANRGSCAQNCRLPYNLIDGNGETLIRNSHLLSIKDLDISDQIPNLIEAGIVSFKIEGRLKDVVYVKNNVSYLRQKLDSFLEGAGSDKYMKASSGTCTYTFDSSLSRTFNRGYTDYFVNERHSSIGSWESPKSKGQYIGKLIRTVGNAYEIENGELLNNGDGLCFINENNEADGIYVNKAENGKIYPNVLKEVKDGTFIYRNNDAAFIKIVEREDSAVRKLSTTLLLTETATGFELIATDEDGNVSTVTLEHAKEQTKTGESIEENIKTQLAKTGFTPYTADEINIMFSQNWFLPISKINEMRRTVYDQLTEIRLANYKREEHQLVKTSHPYPETKLDFMYNVSNKTARKFYERHGVTEIEKAFELQWDPGKSRVMTTKYCIKYELKKCPIHQKDIAGVKVKEPLVLKQGELEYKLKFNCKPCEMEIWEKDAEFEIEEDHFH from the coding sequence ATGAAGAAGAAGATTGAAATATTAGCTCCTGCCAGAGATTTAATTGGAGGAATGGCAGCCATAAACAGTGGCGCCGATGCCGTTTATATTGGTGCACCACAATTTGGAGCACGTTCAAACGCCAACAATTCTATCGAGGATGTAGCCGCACTGGTACAATATGCACACCTGTTTAATGCACAGGTTTTTGTGGTTATGAACACCATTTTGTACGACAACGAACTCGAAACTTGCCGTTCAATGATCTGGGAATTGTACGACATTGGTGTGGATGCCCTGATTATTCAGGATATGGCAATCATGGAAATGGACTTACCTCCTATCGTACTTCACGCCAGCACACAAGCCAATAATCGTGATGCTGATAAAATTAAATTCCTTAAAGATGCCGGAATCAAACGTGTGGTTTTAGCCCGTGAATTGAACCTGCATCAAATTAAAACGATATACGACGAAGCTGATGTTGAATTAGAATTTTTCGTAACCGGTGCATTATGTGTATCCTTTAGCGGAAACTGTTACATGAGTGTAGCTAACGGAGAACGCAGCGCCAATCGCGGTTCTTGTGCACAAAACTGCCGTTTACCTTACAACTTAATCGACGGAAACGGAGAAACCCTAATTAGAAACAGTCACTTGCTTTCGATCAAAGATTTAGATATTTCAGATCAGATTCCGAATCTAATTGAAGCCGGAATCGTTTCTTTCAAAATCGAAGGCCGTTTAAAAGATGTCGTTTACGTTAAAAACAACGTTTCTTATTTACGTCAAAAACTAGACAGCTTTTTAGAAGGCGCAGGAAGTGATAAGTATATGAAAGCATCATCAGGAACATGTACCTATACTTTTGATTCTTCTTTAAGCAGAACTTTCAATCGTGGTTATACGGATTATTTCGTAAACGAAAGACACAGCTCCATTGGTTCCTGGGAAAGCCCAAAATCAAAAGGTCAATATATTGGTAAATTAATCAGAACGGTTGGAAACGCTTACGAAATCGAAAATGGCGAATTACTAAACAACGGTGACGGACTTTGTTTCATCAACGAAAACAATGAAGCTGACGGAATTTATGTAAACAAAGCCGAAAATGGGAAAATTTATCCAAACGTTTTAAAAGAAGTAAAAGACGGAACTTTTATTTACAGAAATAATGACGCCGCTTTTATCAAAATTGTAGAAAGAGAAGATAGTGCTGTTCGTAAATTGAGCACCACTTTATTACTTACAGAAACTGCAACAGGTTTCGAACTAATCGCTACTGATGAAGACGGGAATGTAAGCACTGTTACCTTAGAACATGCAAAAGAGCAGACTAAAACCGGTGAATCTATCGAAGAGAATATTAAAACTCAATTGGCAAAAACAGGTTTCACACCTTACACAGCCGATGAAATCAATATTATGTTCTCTCAAAACTGGTTCCTTCCTATTTCAAAAATCAACGAAATGCGAAGAACCGTTTACGATCAGCTGACTGAAATTCGTCTAGCAAATTACAAACGTGAAGAACACCAATTAGTTAAAACATCACATCCTTATCCGGAAACTAAATTGGATTTCATGTACAATGTTTCCAACAAAACGGCCCGTAAATTCTACGAGCGTCATGGCGTTACCGAAATTGAAAAAGCATTCGAACTACAATGGGATCCGGGAAAATCTCGTGTGATGACCACTAAATATTGCATCAAATACGAATTGAAGAAATGCCCAATACACCAAAAAGATATAGCAGGTGTTAAGGTAAAAGAACCTCTGGTTTTAAAACAAGGCGAATTAGAATACAAACTGAAATTCAACTGCAAACCTTGTGAAATGGAAATCTGGGAAAAAGATGCTGAATTCGAAATAGAAGAAGATCATTTTCATTAG